A genomic stretch from Komagataeibacter xylinus includes:
- a CDS encoding O-antigen ligase family protein, with protein sequence MRYTGRGQQARWAGWMHKLEQWMRWIATGLVIPMPLLLLYALAPAEIVMTTVAVLFVAHCVLRRDGGWLRQGWVAAAGLLWAQIVLASLLAGQGVTQAVMFMRYFVFVAALQNWVLSDPRTRRMLAWAYGAVAVWLVAGCWQQYLCGRNFMGYGRWEDGALLGPLWAPRAGQALVMTALPGLFPQVIDLARREGARGRVMAGALLLGLVVTMVLIAQRMPLLRLLLAMGLCSLLVPRLRAVAGAAVVAGAGAVALSPLLAPQAYHKLVLNFVTHMQGFADSPYGMLFIRAGVMIERHPWFGLGFDGFRHACPDPAYFHGLPWLGVSEGVHGAAVGCNMHPHNFYLLMGTMGGVPAMVLFAAFAACVLARAWRGLAAATATRDPQRLMLAVACVVVLWPLQSTSSFLTQPTGGWLFMILGWALACVPPASHLQSVRDRD encoded by the coding sequence ATGCGATACACCGGGCGCGGACAGCAGGCACGATGGGCAGGGTGGATGCACAAGCTTGAGCAATGGATGCGGTGGATCGCCACCGGGCTGGTCATCCCCATGCCGCTGCTGCTGCTTTATGCCCTGGCCCCTGCGGAAATTGTCATGACCACCGTGGCAGTCCTGTTTGTGGCCCACTGCGTGCTGCGGCGCGACGGGGGCTGGCTGCGGCAGGGCTGGGTGGCGGCGGCCGGGCTTTTGTGGGCGCAGATCGTGCTGGCCTCCCTTCTTGCCGGGCAGGGCGTGACACAGGCCGTCATGTTCATGCGGTATTTTGTCTTTGTCGCTGCCCTGCAGAACTGGGTTCTGTCCGATCCCCGCACGCGCCGCATGCTGGCCTGGGCTTATGGGGCCGTGGCCGTGTGGCTGGTTGCAGGCTGCTGGCAGCAATATCTGTGCGGGCGCAATTTCATGGGCTACGGACGGTGGGAGGATGGCGCCCTGCTCGGCCCGTTATGGGCCCCGCGCGCGGGGCAGGCACTGGTCATGACGGCGCTGCCGGGCCTGTTCCCGCAGGTCATTGACCTCGCGCGGCGCGAGGGCGCGCGGGGACGGGTCATGGCCGGGGCGCTTCTGCTGGGGCTGGTGGTGACCATGGTACTGATCGCCCAGCGCATGCCGCTTTTGCGCCTGCTGCTGGCCATGGGGCTGTGCAGCCTGCTGGTGCCCCGCCTGCGCGCCGTGGCGGGGGCGGCGGTCGTGGCGGGAGCGGGGGCTGTGGCCCTGTCGCCGCTGCTGGCCCCGCAGGCCTACCACAAGCTGGTGCTCAATTTTGTCACGCACATGCAGGGTTTTGCCGATAGTCCGTATGGCATGCTGTTCATCCGCGCGGGCGTGATGATTGAACGGCATCCATGGTTCGGGCTGGGGTTTGACGGGTTCAGGCACGCCTGTCCCGATCCGGCATATTTTCATGGCCTGCCCTGGCTTGGCGTAAGCGAAGGCGTGCATGGGGCGGCCGTGGGGTGCAACATGCATCCGCATAATTTCTATCTGCTCATGGGCACAATGGGCGGCGTGCCTGCTATGGTGCTGTTTGCAGCCTTTGCCGCCTGCGTGCTGGCGCGGGCATGGCGGGGGCTTGCGGCTGCAACGGCCACGCGCGACCCGCAAAGGCTTATGCTGGCGGTGGCGTGCGTGGTGGTGTTGTGGCCGTTGCAGTCAACGAGTTCATTCCTGACCCAGCCCACGGGGGGATGGCTGTTCATGATCCTGGGCTGGGCACTGGCCTGTGTTCCGCCTGCCTCTCATTTGCAATCCGTGCGGGACAGGGACTAG
- a CDS encoding lipopolysaccharide biosynthesis protein: MATESGDALKRIFGNTGFLIAGRATNAICSFLYIAWAVRALGLSRFGVLMLVTTFGTAISTATHLQSWQPLLHYGTDPFTNGRRAQFSRVLAFCVRADYLSGGVGWVVGTLGVALFGTAMGWPAADQGAAMVYMTTIAFMNFSWSAGVFRLCNSFWLNMLVDLSGTIVRTVGSGLGFMYHMGLDYYLLVWSMTQLIMFLTSTGLGLLQLRLAGGIRFNPFARLAEGDAPGIWRFTLSTSGNHVLSSVFNQFGTLLVGGLLGPADAAVYRVSRQIGEGIAKPAQLMVPALYPEFIRLRDKQDWYGIKRVTVQLFLTIGGFSVALMGVAMLMGNILLTWMLHVHWHGGRHLIMLMLGSAVLGLGIVPLEPLLTVIGQVSRVLRARIIVTLTYLPLVYGMTRLWRLEGAAAAGVVAGLIMFGICLRPVLAWFGQMAPGRAPAQPATAETQGGEGGTRT, translated from the coding sequence ATGGCAACTGAATCGGGCGATGCGCTCAAACGTATTTTTGGCAATACGGGCTTCCTGATTGCCGGGCGTGCGACCAACGCCATATGCAGTTTTCTCTACATTGCCTGGGCGGTGCGGGCGCTGGGGCTGTCGCGCTTTGGCGTGCTCATGCTCGTCACCACGTTCGGCACCGCGATCTCGACTGCAACCCATCTGCAATCGTGGCAGCCGCTGCTGCATTATGGCACCGATCCCTTCACCAACGGGCGGCGCGCACAGTTCTCGCGCGTGCTGGCGTTCTGTGTGAGGGCCGATTACCTCAGTGGCGGGGTCGGCTGGGTGGTGGGCACGCTGGGGGTGGCGCTGTTTGGTACCGCCATGGGCTGGCCGGCAGCAGACCAGGGGGCGGCGATGGTGTATATGACCACCATCGCGTTCATGAATTTTTCCTGGTCGGCGGGCGTGTTCCGGCTGTGCAATTCCTTCTGGCTGAACATGCTGGTTGACCTGTCGGGCACGATCGTGCGCACGGTGGGGTCTGGGCTGGGCTTCATGTACCATATGGGGCTGGATTATTACCTGCTGGTGTGGAGCATGACGCAACTGATCATGTTCCTCACCAGCACCGGGCTGGGCCTGCTGCAGTTGCGGCTGGCGGGCGGCATCCGCTTCAACCCGTTTGCCCGCCTGGCGGAAGGTGATGCGCCGGGCATCTGGCGCTTTACCCTTTCCACCAGTGGCAACCATGTGCTGAGTTCGGTTTTCAACCAGTTCGGCACGCTGCTTGTAGGTGGCCTGCTTGGCCCGGCCGATGCCGCCGTCTATCGCGTCTCGCGCCAGATAGGTGAAGGGATCGCCAAGCCCGCGCAGCTCATGGTGCCTGCCCTTTACCCCGAATTCATCCGCCTGCGCGATAAACAGGACTGGTATGGCATCAAGCGCGTGACCGTGCAGCTGTTCCTGACGATTGGCGGTTTTTCCGTAGCCCTCATGGGCGTTGCAATGCTGATGGGCAACATCCTGCTGACATGGATGCTGCACGTGCACTGGCATGGTGGCCGCCACCTGATCATGCTCATGCTGGGCAGCGCCGTGCTCGGCCTGGGCATCGTGCCGCTTGAGCCGCTGCTGACCGTGATCGGACAGGTCTCGCGCGTGCTCCGTGCCCGCATCATCGTCACCCTGACCTACCTGCCGCTGGTCTATGGCATGACCCGGCTGTGGCGGCTTGAGGGGGCCGCGGCGGCGGGCGTCGTGGCGGGGCTGATCATGTTTGGCATCTGCCTGCGCCCGGTGCTGGCATGGTTTGGCCAGATGGCCCCGGGCCGCGCGCCAGCCCAACCCGCCACGGCGGAAACGCAGGGCGGGGAAGGCGGGACGCGCACCTGA
- a CDS encoding TonB-dependent receptor: MTSMKKTATPLVVAAGGCMLAVSLHPLGARAQTTVTLPGLSIEDTADSTPMGERLLSASSPSATQRTAASLSSPDAASLFRNQPGVSTYSAGGLAALPVLNGMADDRVATVVDGVRIASGCPNHMNPALSFIDPDSVDTATAIAGITPVSMGGDSTGGTIDVERKDPQFARHGKVLVTGHVTGTYRSNGGGYGASGSLTVANDTFSLRYNASYAQAGDYEGGGDAGLVRSTSYLTYNHAVTFGVHKGNHLLALTFGQQDTPHEGFANQYMDMTNNRSTFVNGKYLGTFDWGELEARGYWQREDHAMDFLPDRAKTTHMPMNTNARMAGYSIKATIPLAEGQTLRLGSSFDHSGLNDWWPPVAGSMMMGPDTYHSINNGHRDRLGHFVEWEAAWTPRVTTLLGFRNDLVMMNTGPVSGYSSTMSMMNMANINAANAFNTTDRGRTDVNFDVTALVRWKPRRDLTIEGGYARKTRSPNLYERYAWGRSAMVTSMINWFGDGNGYVGNPDLKPEVANTASITADWHDPDGDRWDLKVQPYYTYTHDYINAYRIASAGQFYTLGFANHNAQSYGINGSGNYRLWQNARFGRGEIVANLNWVRGQDLTNGAGLYHQMPTNGSVTLNERWKNWSGRVEMTFVKAKDTVDWVRNEPRTPGYALLGLGGQYHWRYMTLDASIDNVLNQKYDLPLGGWALADYAATGSLRALPGMGRSFNVSLTASF, encoded by the coding sequence GTGACTTCCATGAAAAAAACGGCCACCCCCCTCGTGGTGGCCGCAGGCGGCTGCATGCTGGCAGTCTCCCTGCACCCGCTGGGCGCGCGCGCCCAGACAACCGTAACCCTGCCCGGCCTCTCCATCGAGGATACGGCAGACAGCACGCCCATGGGTGAGCGCCTGCTTTCGGCTTCGTCTCCTTCCGCCACGCAGCGCACGGCGGCCAGCCTGAGCAGCCCCGATGCCGCCAGCCTGTTTCGCAACCAGCCCGGTGTCAGCACGTATTCCGCGGGCGGGCTTGCCGCGCTGCCCGTGCTCAACGGCATGGCAGATGACCGCGTGGCGACCGTGGTCGATGGCGTGCGCATTGCTTCGGGCTGCCCCAACCACATGAACCCTGCCCTGTCCTTCATCGATCCCGACAGCGTGGACACCGCCACCGCCATTGCGGGCATCACCCCCGTGAGCATGGGCGGCGACAGCACCGGCGGCACGATCGATGTCGAGCGCAAGGACCCGCAGTTTGCAAGGCACGGCAAGGTGCTTGTCACCGGCCATGTCACCGGCACCTATCGCAGCAATGGCGGCGGCTATGGGGCCTCGGGCAGCCTGACGGTGGCGAATGACACGTTCAGCCTGCGCTATAACGCCTCCTACGCGCAGGCGGGCGATTATGAAGGTGGTGGCGATGCAGGGCTGGTGCGCTCGACCAGCTACCTGACCTACAACCATGCCGTGACCTTTGGCGTGCACAAGGGCAACCATCTGCTCGCGCTGACTTTCGGCCAGCAGGACACCCCGCATGAGGGCTTCGCCAACCAGTACATGGACATGACGAACAACCGCTCCACCTTCGTCAACGGCAAATACCTCGGCACGTTTGACTGGGGCGAGCTTGAGGCACGTGGCTACTGGCAGCGCGAGGACCACGCCATGGACTTCCTGCCCGACCGCGCCAAGACCACCCACATGCCCATGAACACCAATGCCCGCATGGCAGGCTACAGCATCAAGGCCACCATCCCCCTGGCGGAAGGCCAGACCCTGCGGCTGGGCAGTTCGTTCGACCATTCCGGGCTCAATGACTGGTGGCCACCGGTTGCGGGCAGCATGATGATGGGGCCGGACACCTATCACAGCATCAATAACGGCCACCGCGACCGGCTGGGCCATTTTGTGGAGTGGGAAGCCGCCTGGACCCCGCGCGTGACCACGCTGCTGGGCTTTCGCAATGATCTGGTCATGATGAATACCGGCCCGGTTTCAGGCTATTCGTCGACCATGAGCATGATGAACATGGCCAACATCAACGCGGCCAATGCCTTCAACACAACCGACCGGGGCCGGACGGACGTAAACTTCGATGTGACGGCCCTTGTGCGCTGGAAGCCGCGCCGCGACCTGACCATCGAGGGCGGCTATGCCCGCAAGACCCGCTCGCCCAACCTGTATGAGCGCTATGCCTGGGGGCGCTCGGCCATGGTCACGAGCATGATCAACTGGTTTGGCGATGGCAACGGCTACGTGGGCAACCCCGACCTCAAGCCCGAGGTGGCCAATACCGCCTCCATCACCGCCGACTGGCATGACCCCGACGGCGATCGGTGGGATCTGAAGGTCCAGCCTTATTACACCTACACCCACGATTACATAAACGCCTACCGCATTGCCAGCGCGGGGCAGTTCTACACGTTGGGCTTCGCCAACCATAATGCCCAGAGCTACGGCATCAACGGCTCGGGCAATTACCGCCTGTGGCAGAACGCCCGCTTTGGCCGGGGCGAGATTGTAGCCAACCTCAACTGGGTGCGCGGGCAGGACCTGACCAATGGCGCGGGCCTGTACCACCAGATGCCCACCAACGGCAGCGTCACGCTTAACGAACGGTGGAAGAACTGGAGCGGCCGGGTCGAGATGACCTTTGTCAAGGCCAAGGACACGGTAGACTGGGTGCGCAACGAACCCCGCACCCCCGGCTATGCCCTGCTGGGGCTGGGCGGGCAGTATCACTGGCGCTACATGACGCTCGATGCCAGCATCGACAACGTGCTGAACCAGAAATATGACCTGCCGCTGGGCGGCTGGGCGCTGGCTGATTACGCCGCCACCGGCAGCCTGCGCGCCCTGCCCGGCATGGGCCGGTCGTTCAATGTGAGCCTGACGGCAAGCTTCTGA
- a CDS encoding DUF2946 domain-containing protein: protein MGQARHPFMHDMPVIRWVMVLCACLGLWGQLLVESRSLPGELPRGTIMRLTGIDIAPVTMRAERHATPPHHHMVMANAPHEHGNNTAPHGHDHAEGCPLCPLLHLPALALVVLPFLPLPPMAWATHRHEPRQPRAPPPVTLGLPPACGPPSIS from the coding sequence ATGGGCCAAGCCCGCCACCCCTTCATGCATGACATGCCTGTGATCCGCTGGGTCATGGTGCTCTGCGCGTGCCTGGGGCTGTGGGGCCAGTTGCTGGTTGAAAGCCGCAGCCTGCCCGGCGAACTGCCGCGCGGCACCATCATGCGGCTGACGGGAATCGATATCGCGCCCGTGACCATGCGGGCAGAACGGCACGCCACGCCGCCGCATCATCACATGGTGATGGCGAACGCACCCCATGAGCATGGCAATAATACGGCCCCCCATGGCCACGACCATGCCGAAGGCTGCCCGCTCTGCCCGCTCCTGCACCTGCCTGCCCTTGCGCTGGTGGTTCTGCCCTTCCTGCCCCTGCCGCCCATGGCATGGGCCACCCACCGGCATGAACCCCGCCAGCCCCGCGCGCCCCCTCCTGTTACGCTGGGGCTGCCCCCGGCCTGCGGGCCACCTTCCATCTCCTGA
- a CDS encoding energy transducer TonB has translation MSAPLPARPGAATPAGSAPAATTQTGSGVPSTAQAESVVPAAPHCTPPAWRYPALARHMHEEGNAMVDVVLGSEGQVTQVSLKSSTGYDDLDDTALAAARNVQCRPQGHALAGTHVLLPVTFRLH, from the coding sequence GTGTCTGCGCCACTCCCCGCCCGGCCCGGCGCTGCCACACCAGCCGGGTCAGCCCCTGCGGCAACGACGCAGACCGGGTCGGGTGTACCCAGCACGGCGCAGGCAGAATCTGTGGTGCCAGCCGCGCCCCATTGCACGCCTCCTGCATGGCGTTACCCCGCCTTGGCCCGTCACATGCATGAGGAAGGCAATGCGATGGTTGATGTCGTTCTGGGTAGCGAAGGGCAGGTGACACAGGTCAGCCTGAAATCCAGCACCGGCTATGATGACCTTGACGACACGGCCCTTGCCGCTGCGCGCAATGTGCAATGCAGGCCGCAGGGGCATGCGCTGGCGGGAACGCATGTCCTGTTGCCGGTTACATTTCGTCTGCATTGA
- a CDS encoding IS630 family transposase (programmed frameshift) → MPKAYSQDLRDRVIDAVEKDGMSCRAAARRFGVSDSSAIKWVQRARRIGDRCCAGTGGHRPSKTRPERAWLLAIIDAEPDITLAALSIRLREERGVQADTGMLSRFFQSEGISFKKKRAALEQDRPDVARKRKFWKRYQADIDPTHLVFIDETWAKTNMTRTHGRCRKGERLRARVPHGHWKTLTFLAALRHDRITAPCVLDGPINGRSFLAYVEQFLVPTLKPGDIVVLDNLGSHKGDAVRKAIRAVGARMIFLPPYSPDLNPIEQAFAKLKTLLRKAAERSVETTWKRIGELIKCFSPRECANYLKNSGYASI, encoded by the exons ATGCCAAAAGCTTACTCGCAGGATTTACGAGACCGCGTGATTGATGCGGTGGAGAAAGACGGCATGAGTTGCCGGGCAGCGGCGCGGCGTTTCGGCGTGAGTGATTCTTCAGCGATCAAATGGGTGCAGCGCGCAAGACGCATCGGAGATCGGTGCTGCGCCGGCACGGGCGGGCATCGTCCCTCGAAAACCAGACCTGAACGGGCCTGGCTGCTGGCCATCATTGATGCCGAACCTGATATCACCCTTGCGGCGCTGTCGATCCGACTGCGCGAGGAGCGTGGCGTTCAGGCCGACACAGGCATGCTCTCGCGCTTTTTCCAATCCGAAGGGATCAGCTTCAAAAAAAAGCGTGCTGCCCTG GAGCAGGATCGGCCTGACGTCGCGCGCAAGCGTAAATTCTGGAAGCGCTATCAGGCCGATATAGATCCCACGCATCTGGTCTTTATCGACGAAACCTGGGCCAAGACCAACATGACGCGCACGCACGGCCGTTGCCGCAAAGGTGAGAGACTGAGAGCCAGAGTCCCTCATGGCCACTGGAAGACACTGACCTTTCTGGCTGCCTTGCGTCATGACCGGATCACCGCACCCTGCGTTCTCGACGGACCGATCAACGGGCGCAGTTTTTTGGCCTATGTCGAGCAGTTTCTGGTTCCAACACTCAAGCCGGGCGATATCGTCGTGCTCGACAATCTCGGCAGTCACAAGGGCGATGCGGTTCGCAAGGCCATTCGGGCTGTCGGGGCGAGGATGATCTTCCTGCCGCCCTACAGTCCCGATCTCAATCCGATCGAACAGGCCTTCGCCAAACTCAAGACTTTGCTGCGAAAAGCCGCAGAGAGATCCGTTGAGACAACATGGAAACGCATCGGCGAACTCATCAAATGCTTCTCTCCACGGGAATGCGCCAATTATCTCAAGAACTCAGGATACGCATCAATCTAA
- a CDS encoding NADH dehydrogenase ubiquinone Fe-S protein 4 — MTHTWVLDYGQNRPRHVDSLMGWTGSTDTPSQLQLQFPDQNSAIAYATTQGIAYDIEIPAPRHRRPKAYADNFRYDRIQNWTH; from the coding sequence ATGACCCATACATGGGTACTGGATTACGGGCAGAACCGCCCCCGCCATGTTGATTCCCTCATGGGATGGACCGGCAGCACCGATACACCATCGCAACTGCAACTGCAGTTTCCCGATCAGAATAGCGCCATTGCCTATGCCACTACGCAGGGCATTGCGTATGACATCGAGATCCCTGCCCCGCGCCACCGCAGACCAAAAGCCTATGCCGATAATTTCCGGTATGACCGGATACAGAACTGGACGCATTAG
- the gpt gene encoding xanthine phosphoribosyltransferase — MAKSYATVTWDQLHRDARQLASTLMNRGPFKGIVAITRGGMIPAAIIARELDCRLIETISVVTYDEEKMGEANVIKKAEAAGDGEGFVIIDDLVDSGVTAQLVRKLLPKAVFACLYAKPAGRPVTDLFVVEVPQDTWVLFPWDTAPLFIPPLASKSVEKA, encoded by the coding sequence ATGGCCAAGAGCTACGCAACCGTAACATGGGACCAGCTGCACCGTGATGCCCGCCAGCTAGCCAGCACGCTGATGAACCGTGGCCCCTTCAAGGGCATTGTGGCCATCACGCGCGGCGGCATGATCCCTGCCGCGATCATCGCCCGTGAACTTGACTGCCGCCTGATCGAGACCATCTCCGTCGTGACCTATGACGAAGAGAAGATGGGCGAGGCCAACGTGATCAAGAAAGCCGAGGCCGCCGGTGATGGCGAGGGCTTCGTGATCATTGATGACCTGGTGGATTCGGGTGTGACTGCCCAGCTCGTGCGCAAGCTGCTGCCCAAGGCGGTGTTTGCCTGCCTTTACGCCAAGCCTGCCGGGCGCCCCGTTACCGACCTGTTCGTGGTCGAGGTGCCGCAGGATACGTGGGTGCTCTTCCCGTGGGATACGGCGCCGCTGTTCATTCCGCCGCTGGCCAGCAAATCGGTTGAGAAAGCCTGA
- a CDS encoding tRNA-binding protein, which yields MTDPVEHATVPGTQGEAREWLDIRAGTVVEARPLREMKPHAFWLTIDFGPHIGVRSSVVQVNHRYVPARLVGRQICAVINVPPRQVGSFRSEVLTLGMPDSNGEAILIRPDGRVPDGGKLF from the coding sequence ATGACAGACCCTGTAGAGCATGCCACCGTGCCCGGCACACAAGGGGAAGCCCGTGAGTGGCTCGATATCCGGGCCGGCACGGTCGTGGAGGCACGCCCCCTGCGCGAGATGAAGCCGCACGCCTTCTGGCTCACGATCGATTTCGGCCCCCATATCGGGGTGCGGTCATCGGTGGTGCAGGTCAATCATCGCTATGTCCCGGCCCGGCTGGTGGGCCGCCAGATTTGCGCGGTGATCAATGTGCCGCCCCGGCAGGTTGGTTCCTTCCGCAGTGAAGTGCTGACGCTGGGCATGCCCGACAGTAATGGAGAAGCCATCCTGATCCGCCCGGATGGCCGTGTTCCCGATGGAGGAAAACTTTTCTGA
- a CDS encoding MFS transporter: MSPASAPPGAQGPVPAAPPLPLHRHPGLLAFLAARTASSFSACVQAVAVGWQIYAITHSTTALALVGLAQFLPMAGLLLPAGHAADHFNRRMIVVTCQAIEALSALFMAIAAFGGWTTPWMIYAMVMVFGAARAFEMPCQQTFLPSLVPAHVFPRAAAVSSSLFQAAAVTGPSVGGLLYGAGAGVCYLVCALGFASACVGTLCIRLVFAPRPRVPLSLATFVEVAHFMRARPDMLGAISLDLFAVLLGGATAMLPVYASDILHAGPIGLGLLRGAPAIGAVACSIFMVWKPLNHRAGARMFLAVAIFGLATVVFAFSRSMAVSIMALAVLGAADVVSVVVRGALVQLRTPDSMRGRVSAVNMLFIGSSNQLGEFESGMLASLIGPVEAVALGGIGTLVITGLWIRMFPTLWRVDRLDDITPQ, translated from the coding sequence ATGTCTCCTGCTTCCGCTCCACCCGGCGCGCAAGGCCCCGTGCCTGCCGCACCCCCCCTGCCGCTGCACCGCCATCCGGGACTTCTGGCTTTCCTTGCCGCCCGCACGGCATCCTCCTTTTCGGCCTGCGTGCAGGCCGTGGCGGTGGGGTGGCAGATCTATGCGATCACCCACAGCACCACGGCGCTGGCGCTGGTGGGGCTGGCGCAGTTCCTGCCCATGGCGGGGCTTCTGCTGCCTGCGGGCCATGCGGCGGATCATTTCAACCGGCGCATGATCGTGGTGACATGCCAGGCCATCGAGGCGCTCTCCGCGCTGTTCATGGCCATTGCCGCGTTTGGCGGATGGACCACGCCGTGGATGATCTATGCCATGGTGATGGTCTTTGGCGCGGCGCGTGCGTTCGAGATGCCCTGCCAGCAGACCTTCCTGCCATCGCTCGTACCTGCCCACGTGTTTCCGCGCGCGGCGGCGGTGTCCTCCTCGCTGTTCCAGGCGGCGGCGGTGACGGGGCCTTCGGTGGGCGGGCTGCTTTACGGGGCTGGGGCAGGGGTGTGTTACCTTGTGTGCGCGCTGGGGTTTGCCAGCGCGTGCGTGGGCACGCTGTGTATCCGGCTGGTGTTTGCGCCCCGGCCGCGGGTGCCGCTTTCGCTGGCTACGTTTGTCGAGGTGGCACATTTCATGCGTGCGCGGCCCGACATGCTGGGCGCCATATCGCTTGACCTGTTTGCCGTACTGCTTGGTGGTGCCACCGCCATGCTGCCGGTCTATGCCAGTGACATCCTGCATGCAGGCCCGATCGGGCTGGGGCTTTTGCGGGGTGCGCCCGCCATCGGGGCGGTGGCGTGTTCCATCTTCATGGTCTGGAAACCGCTCAACCACCGGGCCGGGGCGCGCATGTTCCTGGCGGTGGCCATATTCGGGCTGGCTACGGTGGTGTTCGCCTTTTCGCGCTCCATGGCGGTGTCCATCATGGCACTTGCGGTGCTGGGGGCGGCGGATGTGGTGAGCGTGGTGGTGCGCGGCGCGCTGGTGCAGTTGCGCACGCCCGACAGCATGCGCGGCCGCGTCTCGGCGGTGAACATGCTGTTCATCGGGTCATCCAACCAGCTTGGTGAGTTCGAGAGCGGCATGCTGGCCAGCCTGATCGGCCCGGTCGAGGCCGTGGCGCTGGGCGGCATTGGCACGCTGGTCATAACCGGGCTGTGGATACGGATGTTCCCCACCCTGTGGCGGGTGGACCGGCTGGATGACATTACCCCGCAATAG
- a CDS encoding SDR family oxidoreductase yields the protein MSHKALVVGASGIVGQNLANRLVAEGWSVYGLARRVGNLPATIMPVAADALDPASLRAALADIVPTHVFFTTWTRRATEAENCVANSAMIRNVLAALPRPQALVHGSLVTGLKHYLGPFEAYAQGAPPQTPFRESMPRLDVENFYYAQEDVLFEAAGQHGFAWTVHRPHTVIGHAIGNLMNMGTTLAVYATLCREAGLPFVFPGSPAQWQGLTDVTDARQLASQILWAATSPAGRNRAFNVVNGDIFRWNWLWPELAAWFGIEAAPYPGHATSLEQMLAGREAQWADIADRHGLRETAIGRLASPWHTDADLGRPVECVTDMSLSRRLGFTDYRYTPDSFFDLFERLRTERYIP from the coding sequence ATGTCTCACAAAGCACTCGTTGTCGGCGCAAGCGGCATTGTCGGCCAGAATCTTGCCAACCGCCTGGTGGCAGAAGGATGGAGCGTTTACGGCCTTGCCAGACGGGTCGGGAACCTGCCTGCAACCATCATGCCGGTTGCCGCCGATGCGCTTGACCCGGCATCCCTGCGTGCGGCGCTGGCCGATATCGTGCCGACCCATGTGTTTTTCACCACATGGACCCGCCGCGCCACCGAGGCGGAAAACTGCGTTGCCAACAGCGCGATGATTCGCAACGTGCTTGCGGCCCTGCCCAGGCCACAGGCCCTTGTGCATGGCAGTCTTGTTACGGGGCTGAAGCATTATCTCGGTCCGTTCGAGGCCTATGCACAGGGCGCGCCGCCACAGACTCCCTTTCGCGAGAGCATGCCCCGGCTGGACGTGGAAAACTTCTACTACGCGCAGGAAGACGTGCTGTTCGAGGCAGCCGGACAGCATGGCTTTGCATGGACGGTCCATCGCCCGCACACGGTTATCGGCCACGCCATCGGCAACCTCATGAACATGGGCACCACGCTTGCGGTCTATGCCACGCTGTGCCGTGAGGCGGGGCTGCCCTTCGTCTTTCCCGGCTCGCCGGCGCAGTGGCAGGGCCTGACGGATGTTACCGATGCACGCCAGCTTGCTAGCCAGATCCTGTGGGCTGCCACCAGCCCTGCCGGGCGCAACAGGGCGTTCAATGTGGTCAATGGCGATATCTTCCGCTGGAACTGGCTCTGGCCTGAACTTGCCGCCTGGTTCGGCATCGAGGCAGCACCCTATCCCGGCCATGCCACATCGCTTGAACAGATGCTTGCAGGCAGGGAAGCTCAATGGGCCGACATTGCGGACAGGCACGGACTGCGCGAGACAGCCATCGGGCGCCTGGCCTCGCCCTGGCACACCGATGCCGATCTGGGGCGGCCGGTCGAATGCGTGACCGACATGAGCCTCAGCCGCAGGCTCGGCTTTACCGACTACCGATATACGCCCGATTCATTCTTTGACCTGTTCGAACGCCTGCGGACCGAGCGCTACATTCCCTGA
- a CDS encoding helix-turn-helix domain-containing protein, with the protein MTLAPLPDMYRHAPFVEDCAPRRLLRLFSGKWTTMIVHTLHLLGGASRPGRLQRAIPGLSKKMMTQTLRELEQMGLVARTVMQVMPPAVEYRLTPLGQHFVSPLEMLYRWCAENAELLDCVERNRHMALKR; encoded by the coding sequence ATGACCCTTGCCCCGCTGCCCGATATGTACCGTCATGCTCCCTTTGTGGAGGATTGCGCGCCACGCCGCCTGCTGCGCCTGTTCAGTGGCAAATGGACCACCATGATCGTACATACGCTGCACCTGCTTGGCGGGGCATCCCGCCCCGGTCGGCTCCAGCGTGCCATTCCCGGCCTGTCAAAAAAAATGATGACCCAGACCCTGCGCGAGCTTGAACAGATGGGGCTGGTTGCGCGGACAGTCATGCAGGTCATGCCGCCCGCTGTTGAATACCGCCTGACCCCTCTGGGGCAGCACTTTGTCTCCCCGCTGGAAATGCTCTATCGCTGGTGCGCCGAAAACGCGGAACTGCTCGATTGCGTGGAACGGAACAGACATATGGCGCTGAAGCGTTAG